A window of Parambassis ranga chromosome 10, fParRan2.1, whole genome shotgun sequence contains these coding sequences:
- the etf1a gene encoding eukaryotic peptide chain release factor subunit 1-like, which produces MADDPSAADRNVEIWKIKKLIKSLEAARGNGTSMISLIIPPKDQISRVAKMLADEFGTASNIKSRVNRLSVLGAITSVQQRLKLYNKVPPNGLVVYCGTIVTEEGKEKKVNIDFEPFKPINTSLYLCDNKFHTEALTALLSDDSKFGFIVIDGSGALFGTLQGNTREVLHKFTVDLPKKHGRGGQSALRFARLRMEKRHNYVRKVAETAVQLFVSNDKVNVAGMVLAGSADFKTELSQSDMFDPRLQAKVLKLVDISYGGENGFNQAIELSAEVLSNVKFIQEKKLIGRYFDEISQDTGKYCFGVEDTLKALEMGAVEILIVYENLDTMRYILRVHGAESNGAENDEKTLYLTPEQEKDKSHFTDKETGQEHELIESMPLLEWFANNYKKFGATLEIVTDKSQEGSQFVKGFGGIGGILRYRVDFQGMEYQGDDDELFDLDDY; this is translated from the exons ATGGCGGACGACCCCAGCGCGGCGGACAGGAACGTGGAGATATGGAAAATCAAGAAGCTGATTAAAAGTTTGGAAGCTGCCCGTGG TAATGGCACCAGTATGATCTCACTGATCATCCCTCCAAAGGACCAGATATCCAGAGTTGCCAAGATGTTGGCTGATGAGTTTGGCACTGCTTCCAACATCAAGAGTCGAGTCAACAGGCTCTCTGTACTTGGGGCCATCACCTCTGTACAGCAAAGACTAAAACTCTACAACAAGG TGCCACCCAATGGGTTGGTTGTATATTGTGGCACCATTGTGACAGAGGAAGGCAAGGAGAAGAAGGTCAATATCGACTTTGAGCCTTTTAAGCCAATCAACACCTCCCTGTACCTCTGCGACAACAAGTTTCACACCGAG GCATTGACAGCCCTCCTTTCCGACGACAGTAAGTTTGGCTTTATTGTGATCGACGGAAGCGGGGCACTGTTTGGCACGCTGCAGGGCAACACCAGGGAGGTGCTGCACAAGTTCACTGTGGACTTACCCAAGAAACACG gcagaggaggacagtCTGCTCTGCGTTTTGCTCGACTGAGAatggagaagagacacaactaCGTGAGAAAAGTAGCTGAGACAGCAGTCCAGCTCTTTGTGTCCAATGACAAAGTTAATGTGGCAGGAATGGTTTTGGCTGGTTCTGCTGACTTCAAGACTGAGCTCAGCCAGTCTGACATGTTTGACCCA AGGTTACAGGCCAAGGTTCTAAAGCTGGTGGACATCTCTTACGGAGGAGAGAATGGTTTTAACCAGGCCATCGAGCTCTCAGCAGAGGTTCTCTCAAATGTCAAGTTCATCCAAGAGAAGAAGCTCATAG gGCGGTACTTTGATGAGATAAGTCAGGATACAGGGAAGTACTGCTTTGGTGTGGAGGACACACTTAAAGCCCTCGAAATGGGAGCAGTGGAGATCCTCATAGTCTATGAGAACTTAGACACCATGCGCTACATTCTGCGTGTGCATGGGGCAGAGAGCAATGGAGCAGAGAACG aCGAGAAGACTTTGTACTTAACGCCAGAACAAGAGAAAGACAAGTCTCACTTCACAGACAAGGAG ACGGGGCAGGAGCATGAGCTGATCGAGAGCATGCCACTGCTGGAGTGGTTTGCTAACAACTACAAGAAATTTGGAGCCACACTCGAAATAGTAACGGACAAGAGCCAGGAAGGGTCCCAGTTCGTCAAGGGCTTTGGAGGCATTGGGG gTATCTTGCGGTACAGGGTGGATTTCCAGGGTATGGAGTACCAAGGAGATGACGATGAGCTCTTTGATTTGGATGACTACTAG